The sequence AAAGAAGTAAGTAGTCCTTTCCCTTAAAATGTCTATACACTGCGTTTATTTTTAATGTATTCATATTTTCACCTATATATTTTTTAAGCTATCTACACCTTAATTCTAAGTTTTACATTATATGTTCTATGTAAAACCTTTTAAGTAGTTAAACTTTCTTTTTTTCACCAAAAGACCTAAAAGGACTACCATAATGCTAGTGACTAGCAAAGGAAAGTGCTAAAAAACGCTTTCCTTTGCTTAAAATCCTCTAGAACTTCCACCGCCTCCAGCGCTACCTCCTCCACCAGATCGGCCTCCGCCTCTTCCTCCACCACGTGAACCGCCTCTACCAATCGATCTAAGGACAGTATAGGTAATTACTCCTCCTGTAAACTTAAAATCTAAAATGATCAAAGGAACGATGAAGATAAGTGCTACAATAACCGCTAGAGGAGAAGGTCCTTCATTTTGACTTTGATCTTCTACTACAATTCCATCTCCGATGTAATTTTCTTCATAACCATATTCTTTGTAGATTTCATTTACGACAACATAAAAACCTTGTAGTATTCCCTCGCTATAATTACCTTCAGAATAGTAAGGAAGCATATAATCATCTTGAATTCTACCTGTTTTTCCATCTGTTAAAGTGCCTTCTAAGCCGTATCCAACTTCAATCCGAGACCATCTGCCTTCTGCATCTAGAAATAACAATACTCCATTGTCTTCCTCAGAATCTCCAATTTCCCATTTTCGAAACAAGTCAATGGTGTACTCTTCTAGGGGAACTTCTCCAATTCCTTCTACTGTAACCACTACAACTTGAGCTTTTGTCTTATTTTCTAGTGCGGTTCCAATTTGGATGATTTCCTCTTCTGTTTGACTATCAATAACATTGGCATAATCATTTACATAGAAAGCAGGAGTAGGTAAAGGAATTTCACTTGCCGCTACTCCTGAAGACATAAAAACAATTATTATAAGAAAGAGGAGCCCTAAGGTTTTACGAAATCTCCTATGATCATTCACCAAATAACTCTCCTACATCAGGATTTTCTGTAGCCCCTTCATCTGCTTGGAAATAATCCACACTATCAAATCCAAGAATATTCGCAAAAATCACTGTTGGAAAGCGCTTTACCTTAGTATTGTAGCTCTGAGCAACTTGATTATAATCTCTTCTACTATTGGCAATTCTATTTTCTGTTCCTGCTAATTCGTCTTGCAAATTGAGAAAATTGGTATTGGCCTTAAGCTCGGGATAATTTTCAGAAATGGCTAGCAATCGAGATAATGCACCAGACAATGCTGCATCCCCCTCAGCCTGTTCCTCTATAGTAGTAGCCCCTGCTAATTGGGCTCTCGCATCGGCAAC is a genomic window of Alkalibaculum bacchi containing:
- a CDS encoding LemA family protein, which encodes MKGSGKILVIIGILLVALVLGGIGSYNSLVNQRETVNNTLSQIDTQLQRRNDLIPNLVATVQNYAQHEEEVFTAVADARAQLAGATTIEEQAEGDAALSGALSRLLAISENYPELKANTNFLNLQDELAGTENRIANSRRDYNQVAQSYNTKVKRFPTVIFANILGFDSVDYFQADEGATENPDVGELFGE
- a CDS encoding TPM domain-containing protein encodes the protein MNDHRRFRKTLGLLFLIIIVFMSSGVAASEIPLPTPAFYVNDYANVIDSQTEEEIIQIGTALENKTKAQVVVVTVEGIGEVPLEEYTIDLFRKWEIGDSEEDNGVLLFLDAEGRWSRIEVGYGLEGTLTDGKTGRIQDDYMLPYYSEGNYSEGILQGFYVVVNEIYKEYGYEENYIGDGIVVEDQSQNEGPSPLAVIVALIFIVPLIILDFKFTGGVITYTVLRSIGRGGSRGGGRGGGRSGGGGSAGGGGSSRGF